A stretch of Acidimicrobiales bacterium DNA encodes these proteins:
- a CDS encoding B12-binding domain-containing protein: MEGELNLKQVASRLGVHYMTAYRYVRQGRLDARRDGEGWRVAPAALAAFLAGAGDRPSAARGADWSARLEGRLLAADEPAAWQVIEAALAAGRSPEYCYVEMLAGALAHIGERWAAGELDVADQHLATAVVARLVARLGARFRRPGRARGTAVFGAAPGELHSLPIAIASDLVRLRGYDVLELGADVPPEAFVSAAARTPRLICIGIGVTQPELLGAVQQVLDAVRAHDGEVPVLVGGLAAATFGATRLRGVSGIAADGAAAVALVERFAAARTLRAV, translated from the coding sequence GTGGAGGGCGAGCTGAACCTGAAGCAGGTCGCCTCCCGCCTCGGCGTCCACTACATGACCGCCTACCGCTACGTCCGCCAGGGCCGCCTCGACGCCCGACGCGACGGGGAGGGCTGGCGGGTCGCCCCCGCCGCCCTCGCCGCCTTCCTCGCCGGCGCGGGTGACCGGCCGTCCGCGGCGCGCGGCGCCGACTGGTCGGCGCGCCTCGAGGGCCGCCTGCTCGCCGCCGACGAGCCCGCCGCCTGGCAGGTGATCGAGGCGGCGCTCGCCGCCGGCCGCTCGCCCGAGTACTGCTACGTCGAGATGCTCGCCGGCGCGCTCGCGCACATCGGTGAGCGGTGGGCCGCCGGAGAGCTCGACGTCGCCGACCAGCACCTCGCGACGGCGGTCGTGGCCCGCCTCGTGGCGCGCCTCGGCGCCCGCTTCCGCCGGCCGGGACGGGCCCGCGGCACGGCGGTCTTCGGCGCCGCGCCGGGCGAGCTGCACAGCCTGCCGATCGCGATCGCCTCGGACCTCGTCCGCCTCCGCGGCTACGACGTGCTCGAGCTCGGCGCGGACGTGCCCCCGGAGGCCTTCGTCTCGGCGGCGGCGCGCACCCCCCGCCTGATCTGCATCGGGATCGGCGTCACCCAGCCCGAGCTGCTCGGCGCGGTGCAGCAGGTGCTCGACGCGGTGCGCGCCCACGACGGCGAGGTGCCGGTCCTCGTCGGCGGCCTCGCCGCCGCGACCTTCGGAGCGACGCGCCTGCGGGGGGTGAGCGGGATCGCCGCCGACGGCGCCGCCGCCGTCGCCCTCGTCGAGCGCTTCGCCGCCGCCCGCACCCTGCGGGCCGTGTGA
- a CDS encoding alpha-hydroxy acid oxidase: MASAFLTVEDFRRRARRRLPRVAFDFVDGAAESEGTMRANLSAFTEVHLRPRNGTRVGLPDLRTTVLGQELSMPVALAPCGMARVVHPAGDLAAVRAAGRAGTAFTLSTMSGHALEEIAAASAGPLWYQVYDVGGRPRVERALARAAEAGYRAIMVTLDTQVSAGRLRDSRNGTAVLLGPRPLPKARYLPQMLANPGWLARRFRDGLVPRVPNVLQEDGTPEYLWKNVRPCSLSWEDFTWLREAWKGPVMVKGVLGAEDTRRAVDLGVDAVIVSNHGGRQLDGVHATLEVLPEVIGAAAGRCEVLLDGGIRRGNDVVKALALGARAVLIGRPWMYALGGAGEAGIDRLLAILRADLTRDLQLMGCAKLSELGAESVTAPVSWFG, from the coding sequence ATGGCGAGCGCCTTCCTGACCGTCGAGGACTTCCGTCGCCGGGCGCGGCGACGGCTTCCGAGGGTTGCCTTCGACTTCGTCGACGGGGCGGCCGAGAGTGAGGGCACGATGCGCGCCAACCTCAGCGCCTTCACCGAGGTCCACCTCCGGCCGCGCAACGGCACCCGCGTCGGCCTCCCGGACCTGCGCACGACGGTCCTCGGCCAGGAGCTGTCGATGCCGGTCGCGCTCGCGCCCTGCGGGATGGCGCGCGTCGTGCACCCCGCGGGCGACCTCGCCGCGGTGCGCGCCGCCGGGCGGGCGGGGACCGCCTTCACCCTCTCCACGATGTCGGGTCACGCCCTCGAGGAGATCGCCGCCGCCTCCGCGGGGCCGCTCTGGTACCAGGTCTACGACGTCGGTGGCCGCCCGCGCGTCGAGCGGGCGCTTGCACGCGCCGCCGAGGCGGGCTACCGGGCGATCATGGTCACCCTCGACACCCAGGTGAGCGCGGGCCGCCTGCGCGACTCCCGCAACGGGACGGCGGTGCTGCTCGGGCCGCGGCCGCTGCCCAAGGCCCGCTACCTCCCGCAGATGCTCGCCAACCCCGGGTGGCTGGCGAGGCGCTTCCGCGACGGCCTCGTGCCGCGGGTCCCGAACGTCCTCCAGGAGGACGGCACACCGGAGTACCTCTGGAAGAACGTCCGCCCCTGCTCCCTGTCCTGGGAGGACTTCACCTGGCTGCGCGAGGCCTGGAAGGGGCCGGTGATGGTGAAGGGCGTGCTCGGCGCCGAGGACACCCGGCGCGCCGTCGACCTCGGCGTCGACGCGGTCATCGTCTCCAACCACGGGGGCCGCCAGCTCGACGGGGTGCACGCCACCTTGGAGGTGCTCCCCGAGGTCATCGGGGCCGCCGCGGGGCGGTGCGAGGTGCTCCTCGACGGCGGCATCCGCCGCGGCAACGACGTCGTGAAGGCGCTCGCCCTCGGGGCGCGGGCGGTGCTCATCGGCCGCCCCTGGATGTACGCGCTCGGCGGCGCGGGCGAGGCGGGGATCGACCGGCTGCTCGCGATCCTGCGCGCCGACCTCACCCGCGACCTACAGCTGATGGGCTGCGCGAAGCTCTCCGAGCTCGGCGCCGAGTCGGTCACCGCCCCGGTTTCCTGGTTCGGGTGA